A window from Bordetella petrii encodes these proteins:
- a CDS encoding MdtA/MuxA family multidrug efflux RND transporter periplasmic adaptor subunit, translating to MPESRPVPPPRRTRRLVAIILLLLAAAVAAWLLFKPGGSQQPAQRGGRGFGGAAMMNLPVPVRVAQAGTQDIDIVLRALGTVTAYNTVTVRSRVDGELVRVAFNEGQRVKAGDLLAQIDPRPFEVALAQAQGQQQQNQALLANARRDLQRYQTLFKQDSIARQQLDTQAALVRQYEGTQKIDQAAVDDAKLQLGYTRITAPIEGRLGLRKVDPGNLVSAGDTDGLVVITQTQPIAVVFSLPETQLPEVLEQVRAGRTLAVQAYDRTDTQAIASGQLETIDNQIDVATGTVKLKARFDNADELLFPNQFVNVRLLVQTRADTTVIPTAAVQQGSAGAFVFLLRQDSTVEVRQVKLGAINGDRVAVNEGLAPGDKVVVEGTDRLRTGAKVNVVTGDTAIPASPGQALGAGQPASKAP from the coding sequence ATGCCCGAAAGCCGCCCCGTTCCGCCGCCCCGCCGCACGCGCCGCCTGGTTGCCATCATCCTGCTATTGCTGGCCGCCGCCGTGGCGGCATGGCTGCTCTTCAAGCCCGGCGGGTCCCAGCAGCCCGCGCAGCGCGGCGGCCGCGGCTTCGGCGGGGCCGCCATGATGAACCTGCCGGTGCCCGTGCGGGTGGCCCAGGCCGGCACCCAGGACATCGACATCGTGCTGCGCGCCCTGGGCACCGTCACCGCCTACAACACCGTCACGGTGCGCAGCCGGGTCGATGGCGAACTGGTGCGGGTGGCTTTCAACGAAGGCCAGCGCGTCAAGGCCGGCGACCTGCTGGCGCAGATCGATCCGCGCCCCTTCGAGGTGGCGCTGGCGCAGGCGCAGGGCCAGCAGCAGCAGAACCAGGCCCTGCTGGCCAATGCGCGGCGCGACCTGCAGCGCTATCAGACGCTGTTCAAGCAGGATTCCATCGCGCGCCAGCAGCTCGACACCCAGGCCGCGCTGGTGCGCCAATACGAAGGCACCCAGAAAATCGACCAGGCCGCGGTCGACGACGCCAAGCTGCAGCTGGGCTATACGCGCATCACCGCTCCCATCGAAGGCCGCCTGGGCCTGCGCAAGGTCGATCCGGGCAACCTGGTATCCGCCGGCGATACCGACGGCCTGGTGGTCATTACGCAAACCCAGCCCATCGCGGTGGTGTTCTCGCTGCCCGAAACCCAGCTGCCCGAGGTGCTCGAGCAGGTGCGCGCCGGCCGCACCCTGGCGGTGCAGGCCTACGACCGCACCGACACCCAGGCCATCGCCAGCGGCCAGCTCGAAACCATCGACAACCAGATCGACGTGGCCACCGGCACCGTCAAGCTCAAGGCGCGGTTCGACAATGCCGACGAGCTGCTGTTTCCCAACCAGTTCGTCAATGTGCGCCTGCTGGTGCAGACGCGCGCCGATACCACGGTCATTCCCACCGCGGCGGTGCAGCAGGGCTCGGCCGGCGCCTTCGTGTTCCTGCTGCGCCAGGACAGCACCGTGGAGGTGCGCCAGGTGAAACTGGGCGCCATCAACGGCGACCGCGTCGCCGTGAATGAGGGCCTGGCGCCCGGCGACAAGGTGGTCGTCGAAGGCACCGACCGCCTGCGCACCGGCGCCAAGGTGAACGTCGTCACCGGCGACACCGCCATTCCCGCCTCGCCCGGCCAGGCGCTGGGCGCCGGCCAGCCCGCTTCGAAGGCGCCGTGA
- a CDS encoding MdtB/MuxB family multidrug efflux RND transporter permease subunit, translated as MSPSRLFILRPVATTLSMVAILIAGFIAYRLLPVSALPEVDYPTIQVVTLYPGASPDVMTSLVTSPLERQFGQMPGLNQMSSTSSGGASVITLQFSLDLSLDVAEQEVQAAINAASNLLPSDLPVPPVYNKVNPADAPVLTLAISSPTMPLPQVRDLVDTRMAQKLSQVPGVGLVGVAGGQRPAVRIQVNPRALAAAGMSLADLRTAVVGANVNQPKGNLDGPERSTTIDANDQLKSPTAYNDLIIAYRNNAPLRLSDVANAVQGAEDVRQAAWAGGQPAILLNVQRQPGANVIDVVDRIRAMLPQVKEALPATLDVSIVSDRTQTIRASVSDVQFEMMLAVALVVMVTFLFLRSLTATFIPSVVVPLSLIGTFGIMYLAGFSINNLTLMALTIATGFVVDDAIVMIENIARHLEQGETPMQAALKGAAQIGFTLISLTFSLIAVLIPLLFMTEVVGRLFREFAITLAVAILISLVVSLTLTPMMCARLLRPESEQRHGRFHRATGAFIDRTIAHYDRMLQWVLAHQPLTLLVAVGTFALTVLLYIAIPKGFFPQQDTGMIQAITQAPASVSFPAMAQRQQEAARIVLQDPDVESVSSFIGVDGTNATLNTGRMQIALKPHGQREADLPAVTQRLQDALDAQQGVRVYMQPVQDLTIEDRVSRTQYQMTLSNPDIAVLAEWAPRLVDRLSQLPELTDVAHDLQDDGLQTWVEIDRDAAARLGISTSAIDEALYNAFGQRLISTIFTQSNQYRVVLEVLPQFRQSPEALGQIHLATESGALVPLSAVAHISQGRTMLAINRLDQFPMTTVSFNLAPGASLSAAVDAIAAAEAGIGMPASIETRYQGAALAFQNSLSSTLWLILAAVITMYIVLGVLYESYIHPITILSTLPSAAVGALLALMISGTELDMIGIIGIILLIGIVKKNAIMMIDFALEAERKRGLAPRAAIHEAALLRFRPILMTTLAALFGALPLMLSTGTGAELRQPLGLVMVGGLLLSQVLTLFTTPVIYLMFDRLARRGRARPAAEQP; from the coding sequence GTGAGCCCGTCGCGCCTGTTCATCCTGCGGCCGGTCGCCACCACGCTGTCGATGGTGGCGATCCTGATCGCCGGGTTCATCGCCTACCGCCTGCTGCCGGTGTCGGCGCTGCCCGAAGTCGATTACCCCACCATCCAGGTGGTGACGCTGTACCCGGGCGCCAGCCCCGATGTCATGACCTCGCTGGTCACCTCGCCGCTCGAACGCCAGTTCGGGCAGATGCCGGGCCTGAACCAGATGTCGTCCACCAGTTCGGGCGGCGCGTCGGTGATCACGCTGCAGTTCAGCCTGGATCTGTCGCTGGACGTGGCCGAACAGGAAGTGCAGGCGGCCATCAATGCCGCCTCGAACCTGCTGCCCAGCGACCTGCCGGTGCCGCCCGTGTACAACAAGGTCAATCCGGCCGACGCGCCGGTGCTGACCCTGGCCATCAGCTCGCCCACCATGCCGCTGCCGCAGGTGCGCGACCTGGTCGACACCCGCATGGCGCAGAAGCTGTCGCAGGTGCCGGGCGTGGGGCTGGTGGGCGTGGCGGGCGGGCAGCGGCCGGCCGTGCGCATTCAGGTGAACCCGCGCGCGCTGGCGGCGGCCGGAATGTCACTGGCCGACCTGCGCACGGCGGTGGTGGGCGCCAACGTCAACCAGCCCAAGGGCAATCTCGACGGGCCCGAGCGTTCGACCACCATCGACGCCAACGACCAGCTCAAGTCGCCCACCGCTTACAACGATCTCATCATCGCCTACCGCAATAACGCGCCGCTGCGCCTGTCCGATGTGGCGAACGCCGTGCAGGGCGCCGAAGACGTGCGCCAGGCGGCCTGGGCGGGCGGCCAGCCCGCCATTCTGCTCAACGTGCAGCGCCAGCCCGGCGCCAATGTCATCGACGTGGTCGATCGCATCCGGGCCATGTTGCCGCAGGTCAAAGAGGCCCTGCCCGCCACGCTGGACGTCAGCATCGTGTCCGACCGCACGCAGACCATCCGCGCCTCGGTGTCGGATGTGCAGTTCGAGATGATGCTGGCGGTGGCCCTGGTGGTCATGGTGACCTTCCTGTTCCTGCGCAGCCTGACCGCCACCTTCATTCCCAGCGTGGTGGTGCCGCTGTCGCTGATCGGCACCTTCGGCATCATGTACCTGGCGGGCTTCAGCATCAACAACCTGACGCTCATGGCCCTGACCATCGCCACCGGCTTCGTGGTCGACGACGCCATCGTCATGATCGAGAACATCGCGCGCCACCTCGAACAGGGCGAAACCCCCATGCAGGCCGCGCTCAAGGGCGCCGCGCAGATCGGCTTCACGCTGATCTCGCTGACCTTCTCGCTGATCGCCGTGCTGATCCCGCTGCTTTTCATGACCGAAGTGGTGGGGCGGCTGTTCCGCGAGTTCGCCATCACGCTGGCCGTGGCCATCCTGATTTCGCTGGTGGTGTCGCTGACATTGACGCCGATGATGTGCGCGCGCCTGCTGCGGCCCGAGTCCGAGCAGCGCCACGGGCGCTTCCACCGGGCCACGGGCGCCTTCATCGACCGCACCATCGCCCACTACGACCGCATGCTGCAGTGGGTGCTGGCGCACCAGCCGCTGACGCTGCTGGTGGCGGTGGGCACGTTCGCGCTTACCGTGCTGCTGTACATCGCCATTCCCAAGGGCTTTTTCCCGCAGCAGGACACCGGCATGATCCAGGCCATTACCCAGGCCCCGGCCTCGGTGTCGTTTCCGGCCATGGCGCAGCGCCAGCAAGAGGCCGCGCGCATCGTGCTGCAAGACCCCGACGTCGAATCGGTTTCGTCGTTCATCGGCGTGGACGGCACCAACGCCACGCTGAACACCGGCCGCATGCAGATCGCCCTGAAGCCGCACGGCCAGCGCGAGGCCGACCTGCCCGCCGTTACGCAGCGCCTGCAAGACGCGCTGGACGCCCAGCAGGGTGTCAGGGTGTACATGCAGCCGGTGCAGGATCTCACCATCGAAGACCGCGTCAGCCGCACGCAATACCAGATGACGCTGTCCAACCCGGACATCGCCGTGCTGGCCGAATGGGCGCCCAGGCTGGTCGACCGCCTGTCGCAGCTGCCCGAACTGACCGACGTGGCCCACGACCTGCAGGACGACGGCCTGCAGACCTGGGTCGAGATCGACCGCGACGCCGCCGCGCGCCTGGGCATTTCCACCTCGGCCATCGACGAGGCCCTGTACAACGCTTTCGGCCAGCGGCTCATTTCCACCATCTTCACCCAGTCGAACCAGTACCGCGTCGTGCTGGAAGTGCTGCCGCAGTTCCGCCAGTCGCCCGAGGCGCTGGGCCAGATCCACCTGGCCACCGAATCGGGCGCGCTGGTGCCGCTGTCGGCCGTGGCGCACATCTCGCAGGGCCGCACCATGCTGGCCATCAACCGGCTCGACCAGTTCCCCATGACCACGGTGTCGTTCAACCTGGCGCCGGGCGCCTCGCTGTCGGCGGCGGTGGATGCCATCGCGGCGGCCGAGGCCGGGATCGGCATGCCGGCCAGCATCGAGACACGCTACCAGGGCGCCGCGCTGGCCTTCCAGAATTCGCTGTCGAGCACGCTGTGGCTGATCCTGGCGGCGGTGATCACCATGTACATCGTGCTGGGCGTGCTGTACGAAAGCTACATCCATCCCATCACCATCCTGTCCACGCTGCCTTCCGCGGCGGTGGGCGCGCTGCTGGCGCTGATGATCAGCGGCACCGAACTCGACATGATCGGCATCATCGGCATCATCTTGCTGATCGGCATCGTGAAAAAGAACGCCATCATGATGATCGACTTCGCGCTCGAGGCCGAGCGCAAGCGCGGGCTGGCGCCGCGCGCCGCCATCCATGAGGCCGCGCTGCTGCGCTTCCGGCCCATCCTGATGACCACGCTGGCCGCGCTGTTCGGCGCGCTGCCGCTGATGCTGTCCACCGGCACCGGCGCCGAGCTGCGCCAGCCGCTGGGCCTGGTGATGGTGGGCGGCCTGCTGCTCAGCCAGGTGCTCACGCTGTTCACCACGCCGGTCATCTACCTGATGTTCGACCGCCTGGCGCGGCGCGGCCGCGCGCGTCCCGCCGCGGAGCAGCCATGA
- a CDS encoding efflux transporter outer membrane subunit, with amino-acid sequence MSRASPLPFSFPAARASRRAAAVLCCALLSACAVGPDYQRPAMDLGDAYKEAQSQEGWKPAQPRDAAERGAWWRVYGDATLDGLMGQLNTANQSIAQAEANYRQAQALVQGARAGFFPTVGTDAGVTRAGGGSTATSSGVANQYSLSGTASWELDLWGRVRRDVEASRAEAQASLGDLANARLSAQSALAQDYFQLRILDEQKRLLESTVQAYERSLQMTQNRYQAGVAGRGDVSVAQAQLESARAQLIDLEWQRGQFEHAIAVLVGLAPSRFALPPQAFAQAVPQIPAGVPSELLERRPDVASAERRAASANAQIGVAQAAWFPDLVLSANGGFRSGEFAQWLTAPARFWSLGPALALTLFDGGARQAQLDQARAAYDAQAALYRQTVLGALREVEDYLIQLRVLEHEQVVQRRALEATRESLRLARNQYQAGLIGYLDVAVLETSALTSERSAITLVGSRLTASVQLIAALGGGWQGLEAERAEAQGDAAAGSTGSVDAAAGSASGS; translated from the coding sequence ATGAGCCGCGCATCGCCATTGCCCTTTTCCTTCCCGGCCGCGCGCGCGTCGCGCCGAGCGGCCGCCGTGCTGTGCTGCGCGCTGTTGTCGGCCTGCGCGGTGGGCCCCGATTACCAGCGGCCCGCGATGGACCTGGGCGATGCCTACAAAGAGGCGCAAAGCCAGGAAGGCTGGAAGCCCGCGCAGCCGCGCGACGCGGCCGAGCGCGGCGCCTGGTGGCGGGTATACGGCGACGCCACGCTCGATGGTTTGATGGGGCAGTTGAACACGGCCAACCAGAGCATTGCCCAGGCCGAGGCGAACTACCGCCAGGCGCAGGCGCTGGTGCAGGGCGCGCGCGCCGGGTTCTTTCCCACGGTGGGCACCGATGCCGGCGTGACGCGCGCCGGCGGCGGCAGCACCGCCACCAGCAGCGGGGTGGCCAACCAGTACAGCCTGAGCGGCACCGCCAGCTGGGAGCTCGACCTGTGGGGCCGCGTACGCCGCGATGTCGAGGCCAGCCGCGCCGAGGCCCAGGCCAGCCTGGGCGACTTGGCCAATGCGCGCCTCAGCGCGCAGTCGGCGCTGGCGCAAGACTATTTCCAGCTGCGCATCCTGGACGAACAGAAGCGCCTGCTGGAATCCACGGTGCAGGCCTACGAGCGTTCGCTGCAGATGACGCAGAACCGCTACCAGGCGGGCGTGGCCGGGCGCGGTGACGTATCGGTGGCGCAGGCCCAGCTGGAAAGCGCCCGCGCCCAGCTGATCGACCTGGAATGGCAGCGCGGCCAGTTCGAACACGCCATCGCGGTGCTGGTGGGGCTGGCGCCCTCGCGCTTCGCGCTGCCGCCCCAGGCGTTCGCGCAGGCGGTGCCGCAGATTCCGGCCGGCGTACCGTCCGAATTGCTGGAGCGCCGCCCCGACGTGGCGTCGGCCGAACGCCGCGCGGCCTCGGCCAATGCGCAGATCGGCGTGGCGCAGGCGGCCTGGTTCCCCGACCTGGTGCTGAGCGCCAACGGCGGTTTCCGCAGCGGCGAGTTCGCGCAGTGGCTGACCGCGCCCGCCCGCTTCTGGTCGCTGGGGCCGGCGCTGGCGCTGACCCTGTTCGACGGCGGCGCCCGCCAGGCGCAGCTGGACCAGGCGCGCGCCGCCTACGATGCCCAGGCCGCGCTGTACCGGCAAACGGTGCTGGGCGCGCTGCGCGAAGTGGAAGACTACCTGATCCAGCTGCGCGTGCTGGAACACGAACAGGTGGTGCAGCGCCGCGCCCTGGAAGCCACGCGCGAATCGCTGCGGCTGGCGCGCAACCAGTATCAGGCGGGCCTGATCGGCTACCTGGACGTGGCCGTGCTGGAAACCAGTGCGCTGACCAGCGAGCGCAGCGCAATCACGCTGGTGGGCAGCCGCCTGACAGCCAGCGTGCAGTTGATCGCGGCGCTGGGCGGCGGCTGGCAGGGCCTGGAGGCGGAGCGGGCCGAGGCCCAGGGGGACGCGGCCGCCGGATCGACGGGTTCCGTGGATGCCGCCGCAGGCTCTGCTTCGGGCTCTTGA
- the zapD gene encoding cell division protein ZapD, whose amino-acid sequence MILYEYPFNERIRAYLRLEYLFDRLFYFAREGDPRHHQIAVATLFDILDATERTDVKTSVLQDLERQRAALHALRDHPGVAQDALESMLAEMERTVGGLAAQGRAGQSLRENEWLVSLRGRLAVPGGATQVDMPSYHAWQHRPEAGRCADLQAWTAPLRPLHDAVAMALRLLRESGRRSEIVAEQGGYQQMLAGKLFQLLRVWIDPAQGVFPEISANKYMIWIRFSAQDGDAKPQQVARDIGFQMSLCSA is encoded by the coding sequence GTGATTCTTTACGAATATCCCTTCAACGAGCGTATCCGCGCCTATCTCCGGCTGGAATATCTGTTCGACAGATTGTTCTACTTCGCACGTGAAGGCGACCCCCGCCATCACCAGATCGCGGTCGCGACCTTGTTCGATATTCTCGACGCCACCGAACGCACCGACGTCAAAACCTCCGTCCTGCAAGACCTCGAACGCCAGCGCGCGGCGCTGCACGCGCTGCGCGACCATCCCGGCGTGGCGCAGGACGCCCTTGAGTCCATGCTGGCCGAAATGGAACGCACGGTGGGCGGCCTGGCGGCCCAGGGCCGCGCCGGCCAGTCCCTGCGCGAAAACGAGTGGCTGGTCAGCCTGCGCGGCCGGCTGGCGGTGCCGGGCGGCGCCACGCAGGTCGACATGCCTTCGTACCACGCCTGGCAGCACCGGCCCGAGGCCGGGCGCTGCGCCGACCTGCAGGCCTGGACGGCTCCGCTGCGCCCGCTGCACGATGCCGTGGCCATGGCGCTGCGCCTGCTGCGCGAATCGGGCCGCCGGTCCGAAATCGTGGCCGAGCAGGGCGGCTACCAGCAAATGCTGGCTGGCAAGCTGTTCCAGCTGCTGCGGGTCTGGATCGACCCGGCCCAGGGGGTCTTCCCCGAAATCAGCGCCAACAAGTACATGATCTGGATACGCTTCTCGGCCCAGGACGGCGACGCCAAGCCCCAGCAGGTGGCGCGCGACATCGGTTTCCAGATGTCTCTGTGCAGCGCCTGA
- a CDS encoding multidrug efflux RND transporter permease subunit, translated as MILSAPFIVRPVATVLLCLGLVLAGVLSFRLLPVAPLPEVDLPIISVTANLPGASPETMASSVATPLERSLGSIAGVTEMTSRNSQGSTRIILQFDLSRDIDGAARDVQAAINAARSLLPTGLRSNPTYHKVNPSSAPIMVLALTSGTLSQGRLYDLASTIVAQKLAQVNGVGEVTVGGSSLPAVRVNLIPGALSSRGVSLDEVRTTLTEANANRPKGVIENDRYHWQIMASDQLERAEQYRPLIVAWRDGAAVRLSDVATVEDSVEDLFQTGFYNDRQAILLILRRQADANIIETVEAIRAQLPQLAALLPGDVDMTVAQDRTPSIRASLHEAELTLVVAVALVMLVVLLFLRHWRAALIPSVAVPVSLVGTFCVMYLCGFTLNTISLMALIVATGFVVDDAIVVLENIMRHIEQGASPMRAALRGSREVGFTVLSMSLSLVAVFIPILLMGGVVGRLFREFAVTLSAAIMVSLVVSLTLTPMMCARLLRAQAPERAPGRLSRAIGRGFDAVLARYRRSLSWALAHGRIMLLLLAAAIGLNVYLYAVVPKGFFPQQDTGQLLGFFRVDQGTSFQATVPKLEYFRKVILSDPAVASITVHAGGRGGSNSSFMSIQLKPQAERRASANDVVNRLRGRLQNTPGARVFLVPQQDIFLGGGQGSGSYDYTLLAGELSLLRTWMPKVQQAMAALPELTDVDTSVEDKGRQVELVIDREAATRLGISMSDISAVLNNSFSQRQVSVMYGPLNQYHVVMGVDQRFAQDAESLKQVHVITQDGQRVPLAAFAHFESGNAPLSVQHNGLFAADDISFNLAPGVSLDQAIRAIDAAVARIGLPSDQIQAGFLGTAAAQQEAQSQQPWLILGALVTMYIVLGILYENLVHPLTILSTLPSAGIGALLALMLVGSEFTIIALIGVFLLIGIVKKNAIMMVDFALDAERRRGLPPRDAIFEACLTRFRPIMMTTLAAIFGALPLVLATGAGVEMRQPLGVTIVGGLILSQILTLYTTPVVYLYLDRFRLWARRRRGAQGAIGSQPDVERP; from the coding sequence ATGATCCTGTCGGCGCCCTTCATCGTCCGCCCGGTCGCCACGGTACTGCTGTGCCTGGGGCTGGTGCTGGCGGGGGTGCTGTCGTTCCGGCTGCTGCCGGTGGCGCCGCTGCCGGAAGTCGACCTGCCCATCATCTCGGTAACCGCCAACCTGCCCGGCGCCAGCCCCGAAACCATGGCGTCCAGCGTGGCCACGCCGCTGGAGCGCTCGCTGGGCAGCATCGCGGGCGTTACCGAAATGACCTCGCGCAATTCGCAGGGCTCGACCCGCATCATCCTGCAGTTCGACCTGAGCCGCGACATCGACGGCGCCGCGCGCGATGTGCAGGCGGCCATCAATGCGGCGCGCTCGCTGCTGCCCACGGGCCTGCGCAGCAATCCCACCTACCACAAGGTCAACCCGTCGTCGGCGCCCATCATGGTGCTGGCGCTGACGTCCGGCACGCTCAGCCAGGGCAGGCTGTACGACCTGGCCTCGACCATCGTGGCGCAGAAGCTGGCGCAGGTGAACGGCGTGGGCGAGGTCACCGTGGGCGGCAGCTCGCTGCCGGCAGTGCGGGTCAACCTGATTCCGGGCGCGCTGTCCAGCCGCGGCGTGTCGCTCGACGAAGTGCGCACCACCCTGACCGAGGCCAATGCCAACCGGCCCAAGGGCGTCATCGAGAATGACCGCTACCACTGGCAGATCATGGCCAGCGACCAGCTCGAGCGCGCCGAACAATACCGCCCGCTGATCGTCGCCTGGCGCGACGGCGCCGCGGTGCGGCTGTCGGATGTGGCCACTGTCGAGGACTCGGTCGAAGACCTGTTCCAGACCGGCTTCTACAACGACCGCCAGGCCATCCTGCTGATCCTGCGGCGCCAGGCCGATGCCAACATCATCGAAACCGTCGAGGCCATCCGCGCGCAGCTGCCGCAGCTGGCGGCGCTGCTGCCGGGCGACGTAGACATGACGGTGGCCCAGGACCGCACCCCCAGCATCCGCGCCTCGCTGCACGAGGCCGAGCTGACGCTGGTGGTGGCCGTGGCGCTGGTGATGCTGGTGGTGCTGCTGTTCCTGCGGCACTGGCGCGCCGCGCTGATCCCCAGCGTGGCGGTGCCGGTGTCGCTGGTGGGCACGTTCTGCGTCATGTACTTGTGCGGCTTCACGCTGAACACGATTTCGCTGATGGCGCTGATCGTGGCCACCGGCTTCGTGGTCGACGACGCCATCGTGGTGCTGGAAAACATCATGCGCCACATCGAACAGGGCGCCTCGCCCATGCGGGCCGCGCTGCGCGGCTCGCGCGAGGTCGGCTTCACGGTGCTGTCCATGAGCCTGTCGCTGGTGGCGGTGTTCATCCCCATCCTGCTGATGGGCGGCGTGGTGGGGCGGCTGTTCCGCGAATTCGCCGTGACGCTGTCGGCGGCCATCATGGTGTCGCTGGTGGTGTCGCTGACCCTGACGCCGATGATGTGCGCGCGCCTGCTGCGCGCCCAGGCGCCCGAGCGCGCGCCGGGCCGGCTGTCGCGGGCCATCGGGCGCGGTTTCGACGCGGTGCTGGCGCGCTACCGGCGCAGCCTGTCGTGGGCGCTGGCGCACGGCCGCATCATGCTGCTGCTGCTGGCCGCCGCCATCGGGCTGAATGTGTACCTGTACGCGGTGGTGCCCAAGGGGTTCTTCCCGCAGCAGGACACCGGCCAGCTGCTGGGCTTCTTCCGGGTCGACCAGGGCACCTCGTTCCAGGCCACGGTGCCCAAGCTGGAATACTTCCGCAAGGTGATCCTGTCCGACCCGGCGGTGGCCAGCATCACCGTGCACGCCGGCGGGCGCGGCGGCAGCAACAGCAGCTTCATGTCGATCCAGCTCAAGCCGCAGGCCGAACGCCGGGCCAGCGCCAACGACGTGGTCAACCGGCTGCGCGGGCGGCTGCAGAACACCCCCGGCGCGCGCGTTTTCCTGGTGCCTCAGCAGGACATCTTCCTGGGCGGCGGGCAAGGCAGCGGCTCGTACGACTACACCCTGCTGGCCGGCGAGCTGTCGCTGCTGCGCACCTGGATGCCCAAGGTGCAGCAGGCCATGGCCGCGCTGCCCGAGCTTACCGACGTGGACACCAGCGTCGAAGACAAGGGCCGCCAGGTCGAACTGGTGATCGACCGCGAGGCCGCGACGCGGCTGGGCATCAGCATGTCCGATATTTCCGCGGTGCTGAACAACTCGTTCAGCCAGCGCCAGGTGTCGGTGATGTATGGCCCGCTGAACCAGTACCACGTGGTCATGGGGGTGGACCAGCGCTTTGCCCAGGATGCCGAGTCGCTCAAGCAGGTGCACGTCATCACCCAGGACGGCCAGCGTGTGCCGCTGGCGGCCTTCGCGCACTTCGAGTCGGGCAATGCGCCGCTCAGCGTGCAGCACAACGGCCTGTTCGCGGCCGACGACATCTCGTTCAACCTGGCGCCGGGCGTTTCGCTGGATCAGGCCATCCGCGCCATCGATGCGGCGGTGGCGCGCATCGGGCTGCCCTCCGACCAGATCCAGGCCGGCTTCCTGGGCACCGCCGCCGCCCAGCAGGAAGCGCAAAGCCAGCAGCCCTGGCTGATCCTGGGCGCGCTGGTCACCATGTACATTGTGCTGGGCATCTTGTACGAAAACCTGGTGCACCCGCTGACCATCCTGTCGACCCTGCCCTCGGCCGGCATCGGCGCGCTGCTGGCGCTGATGCTGGTGGGCAGCGAATTCACCATCATTGCCCTGATCGGCGTGTTCCTGCTGATCGGCATCGTGAAAAAGAACGCCATCATGATGGTGGATTTCGCGCTGGATGCCGAGCGCCGCCGCGGCCTGCCGCCGCGCGACGCCATTTTCGAGGCCTGCCTGACGCGCTTCCGGCCCATCATGATGACCACCCTGGCCGCCATTTTCGGCGCGCTGCCGCTGGTGCTGGCCACCGGAGCCGGCGTCGAGATGCGCCAGCCGCTGGGGGTGACCATCGTCGGCGGCCTGATTCTCAGCCAGATCCTTACGCTGTACACCACGCCGGTCGTGTACCTGTACCTGGACCGCTTCCGCCTGTGGGCCCGGCGCCGCCGCGGCGCGCAAGGCGCGATCGGTTCGCAACCTGATGTAGAACGCCCATGA